A window of the Immundisolibacter sp. genome harbors these coding sequences:
- a CDS encoding ammonium transporter, producing MMRRGLAALATIGLCLPGLALAEDAAAPVLNSGDTAWMLTSTALVLFMTIPGLALFYAGMVRSKNVLSVLMQCFAITALITVLWTIYGYSMAFDTTGMEQGVVNFNSFVGGLGKAFLSGLTVESLTMTIPESVFMCFQMTFAIITPALIVGAFAERMKFSAMLWFMALWFTIVYTPTAHMVWSGNGGLMWDWGVLDFAGGTVVHINAGIAGLVACLVLGPRKGFPTTAMPPHNLGYTLIGACMLWVGWFGFNAGSAVAANGTAGMAMAVTQIATAAAALGWMFIEWISHGKPSVLGIASGAVAGLVAITPASGFVGPMGALVIGAVAGVLCFLAATKMKRAFGYDDSLDVFGVHGIGGIIGALLTGVFAAASLGGVKTEFDMAAQLWIQLKGVLVTVGFSGIATFIILKVIDLVIGLRVTPEQENEGLDLALHDERGYNL from the coding sequence CTGATGCGACGCGGGCTTGCCGCACTGGCAACGATCGGGCTGTGCCTGCCCGGCCTGGCATTGGCAGAAGATGCGGCAGCCCCGGTCTTGAATTCTGGCGACACCGCCTGGATGCTGACCTCGACCGCCCTGGTGCTGTTCATGACCATCCCGGGCCTGGCCCTGTTTTACGCCGGCATGGTGCGCAGCAAGAACGTGCTGTCGGTGTTGATGCAGTGCTTTGCCATCACCGCGCTGATCACGGTGCTGTGGACGATTTACGGCTACAGCATGGCGTTTGACACCACCGGCATGGAGCAGGGAGTTGTCAACTTCAACAGCTTTGTCGGTGGCCTGGGCAAGGCCTTCCTGAGCGGGCTGACCGTCGAAAGCCTGACCATGACCATCCCGGAATCGGTGTTCATGTGCTTCCAGATGACCTTTGCCATCATCACGCCGGCGCTCATCGTCGGCGCCTTCGCCGAGCGCATGAAATTCTCGGCCATGCTGTGGTTCATGGCACTGTGGTTCACCATCGTCTATACGCCTACTGCGCACATGGTGTGGAGCGGCAACGGCGGCCTGATGTGGGACTGGGGCGTGCTGGATTTCGCCGGCGGTACCGTGGTGCACATCAATGCCGGCATCGCCGGTCTTGTGGCCTGCCTGGTGCTGGGGCCGCGCAAGGGCTTTCCGACCACCGCCATGCCGCCGCATAACCTGGGCTACACGCTGATCGGCGCCTGCATGCTGTGGGTCGGCTGGTTCGGCTTCAACGCCGGCAGCGCGGTGGCGGCCAACGGAACGGCCGGCATGGCCATGGCGGTGACGCAGATCGCCACGGCAGCGGCGGCGCTCGGCTGGATGTTCATTGAGTGGATCAGCCACGGCAAACCGAGCGTGCTGGGCATCGCCTCGGGTGCGGTCGCCGGTCTGGTTGCCATCACCCCGGCCTCCGGCTTCGTCGGCCCGATGGGCGCGCTGGTGATCGGCGCCGTGGCCGGTGTGCTGTGCTTCCTTGCCGCCACCAAGATGAAGCGGGCCTTCGGCTACGACGACTCGCTCGACGTATTCGGCGTGCATGGCATCGGCGGCATCATCGGCGCGCTGCTGACCGGCGTGTTCGCTGCGGCCAGTCTGGGCGGCGTCAAGACCGAGTTCGACATGGCCGCCCAGCTGTGGATTCAGCTCAAGGGCGTGCTGGTGACGGTCGGCTTCAGCGGCATCGCCACCTTCATCATCCTGAAAGTGATCGACCTGGTGATCGGCCTGCGTGTCACGCCCGAGCAGGAGAACGAAGGCCTCGACCTGGCCCTGCACGACGAACGCGGCTACAACCTCTAA